The following are encoded in a window of Spea bombifrons isolate aSpeBom1 chromosome 2, aSpeBom1.2.pri, whole genome shotgun sequence genomic DNA:
- the USF3 gene encoding basic helix-loop-helix domain-containing protein USF3 produces MPEMTQNETLTKTRHRKKNRESHNEVERHRKKKINSGISRIGDLIPCSPALKQSKNMILEQAFKYITELKRQNDELLLNGGDKEQACEIRRLRKQLADIQKENARYIELLKSNDICLYDDPTLHWKGKMRNAKASFVVAEPVQKLPLCLNGTQLSSSNHGPAMHGITFNVGQNLQKQTANVVPVQRTCSLVTPVTVSGGYPLGNKPWQANAVIATTSGLHPPLCLPVTAQAPSNNDIPASKGEQSGPFAASSQSSSSFLAGFAGQLHCSSTQTSQAENGAANLSGQQQDLPRTSALPSTSFPPSSSLLSSEVPPVPAADISLQEAQNLAQGQSSDPPGCVETVKDAVKEMLASTNAEPVPVITVASLENSPPGEFLTSSAVVTLTAAPLESSWSLSSSLSASEQKNISSLTRISSDGNTQTTWTTLQVAGNTVQPLSQTSSTVIPMLLTDQQTLSKDVLNRQATACINLNSFLASEAKPVEQVMVKMPSCQQVPVQSLIPQPQATANILPLNPPVQVIQVAQPIGPAINPAPGNQNIIFLQPPTPAPCPPVLRAEVSKPAMGQQIVIIQAPTNQTQLPVMSAQPAPSVVLPLNTSNPAVCTSNTVQHSVTPQTVGGKHLVHILPRPTSVPSSTVQPCPVSTSASNQQTPTISLNGHLFALQPVTPSAGTSNQAPMQIIQPTTSEDPNTNVALNAFGALANLSQSISQMAGQSCVQFSVNPPTVSLTGASAPVNCISVAGAGVSAATTASSQALPLPSTPTKLLPVKPVGATPSNIKAKKAPKKPSVKKTAAKKEPVVSVKSDSLIGETSKQQPSSENPTQAGDTAGLVTSTNGEPDKLDASGGHSNNMMVGETGPLMVLNPSEEAIMLTEEQFSTEFPSAETCVSGEEQIPHSKAAEVFNTCTPTSDSPVTPAGNLVQGSVAVGLSQDQTTSQTAEASDAAVHKPCLAEADPPSLTATHLLEVQILSDDPKESSPSSLKLDGKEAAGSELLNRKAKSKEIQSTEQIGSDVLLLNTSSGHSAQPCVSEHEVAVSSACVNRQTDSPLSTSSGSSRNFSVASMLPDTSREDVIVTAVPSFNGSAFAEQSDIVAVAASVIFDQEAVTKGSARLQTEAGRAVSRDIECEVLSGDCRHPYKSQSTKENLVQVPTVANCFNPVGCAPLPGGVRLEEKNCPVGINSANLSLQISTSLSQTGTSLSINNLIHQSDVNHSATSCANVSQPSDQVGLSTASNTGSNTYENQSSALSGYSPEQLQTLRATVMQVTQASDSLLKHDEGRKEASKRCAHEDGLLSAAKRQKQCQPHARHESLQDSLSEQNNMLVCRVPTNATPTVSSSSQSHVDGLSTLFPPNSFVNTNLRQTDMRCSSQPAVSEQGQLSTQHLQPLPQLTANQQVSHLHNSNPYLKQQQQQHQSGLLREQHHLYQQHHVAHADSGIHSQSHNVQQQRLIQHDAQMQKKRGTVPSGQATRLSLQQKHQLSDQNRQKGGQQHGHHQQIQQQMAPHFGSSQVDKTCENNGQGRTHHPQALVNQEILHQHQQDVSNRPQGPVVSSEHLTGHSQVQRLMTSRSLEQQMVSQASIVSRPTNMTCAPHRQERNRVSSYSAEALIGKSSSSSEQRMGIAAQRLPDQLEMRKYMDVSRNKSLSVHNMQSRMAMDHPVNDGQHLPDCQTFKTGNSNQQQSGGFEGQTSRNNEVNPVSSMRGMQSQAYRISQNPNSAMDRQKHLPYQPVQEVPITNAVQIRENENLCHQSFMQSLLTPLIGEQIGSSQRSIPGHQRSQYNPSSGIEYSCPPARDSIHLRRDNDGPGRESCDLAMGQVTSRNNSLSIPFSSSSGDIQGRNTSPHSSMQKSNVMRQTDSHGSKNHLNIQVSINMHGVVHPSIPHQPGAHGNVDQRQTVRHGNPPIAQRSRHPLQEEADSKARQSERNRPGNQRHGNVFDPTLPHLPLAGPGSMIIGRQQSINEKRTGIVRFMPDGPQVTSDNPTADQHSLTQNFGFPFIPEGSMNPPINANPSFIPPVTQAAATRTPALIPVDPQNTLPSFYPSYSPAHPSLANDITIPYFSNQMFPNPSTEKPSGAGLNNRFGSILSPPRPVGFSQTTFPLLPDMTPMHMTNPSHLSNFNLTSLFPEIATALPAEGSAMSPLLSISHASNSESSKQSSNRPAHNISHILGHDSSSAV; encoded by the exons ATGCCGGAAATGACTCAGAACGAGACTCTTACGAAGACGCGGCACAG gaagAAAAATAGAGAGAGTCACAATGAGG TGGAGAGACATAGGAAGAAAAAGATAAACTCTGGCATAAGTCGCATTGGGGATCTCATACCTTGTTCGCCAGCATTGAAGCAG AGTAAAAATATGATCTTGGAGCAGGCGTTCAAGTACATCACAGAGCTCAAGAGACAAAACGATGAGCTCCTTCTTAACGGAGGTGACAAAGAACAAG CTTGTGAGATAAGACGACTTAGGAAGCAACTGGCAGACATCCAGAAAGAAAACGCTCGCTACATAGAACTGCTGAAGAGCAACGATATCTGCCTGTACGATGACCCGACGCTGCATTGGAAAGGGAAAATGAGAAATGCCAAGGCTTCCTTCGTCGTTGCTGAGCCGGTCCAGAAACTTCCCCTCTGCTTGAACGGCACCCAGCTGAGTTCTTCTAACCACGGCCCCGCCATGCACGGGATCACGTTTAACGTGGGACAGAATCTGCAAAAGCAAACGGCGAACGTTGTGCCCGTGCAAAGGACTTGCAGTTTGGTGACGCCCGTTACTGTCTCCGGAGGGTACCCTTTAGGAAATAAACCCTGGCAGGCAAACGCTGTGATTGCGACCACGTCCGGGCTGCACCCACCTCTGTGTCTTCCCGTAACTGCCCAAGCTCCGAGCAATAACGACATCCCTGCGTCTAAAGGTGAACAGAGCGGTCCTTTTGCAGCAAGTTcccaatcttcttcttctttcctcgcTGGTTTTGCAGGCCAGTTACACTGCTCTTCCACCCAAACATCGCAAGCAGAAAACGGCGCGGCTAATCTTTCTGGACAACAGCAAGACTTGCCAAGGACTTCTGCGCTGCCCTCTACCAGCTTTCCACCCAGCTCCTCGCTCCTGTCTTCTGAAGTGCCACCGGTCCCTGCGGCTGACATAAGTTTACAAGAGGCTCAAAACCTTGCGCAAGGACAGAGTTCGGACCCCCCTGGCTGCGTTGAAACTGTGAAAGATGCTGTAAAAGAAATGCTCGCAAGCACCAACGCTGAGCCCGTTCCTGTAATAACCGTCGCGTCCTTAGAAAATTCACCCCCGGGTGAGTTTCTGACGTCATCGGCTGTGGTCACGTTGACTGCCGCCCCTCTGGAGAGTAGCTGGTCCCTTTCCAGTTCTTTATCTGCTTCTGAGCAGAAAAACATAAGCAGCTTAACCAGGATCTCCTCCGATGgaaacacccaaaccacatGGACGACGTTGCAGGTGGCAGGGAACACCGTTCAGCCTTTGAGTCAGACGTCCTCCACGGTCATCCCTATGCTGTTAACCGACCAACAGACGTTATCCAAGGATGTCTTAAATAGGCAGGCAACGGCTTGCATAAACTTAAATAGCTTTCTGGCTTCAGAAGCCAAGCCTGTGGAGCAAGTAATGGTAAAAATGCCTTCTTGCCAGCAGGTACCAGTTCAGTCTTTAATACCCCAACCACAAGCAACGGCAAATATTCTTCCGCTTAATCCTCCGGTGCAAGTCATTCAGGTGGCGCAGCCTATCGGCCCTGCGATCAACCCTGCTCCGGGTAACCAAAACATCATATTCCTTCAGCCTCCGACACCAGCTCCTTGTCCACCTGTCCTACGTGCGGAAGTTTCCAAGCCAGCGATGGGGCAGCAGATCGTTATTATTCAAGCGCCTACTAACCAAACCCAGCTCCCTGTCATGTCTGCTCAGCCAGCACCGTCTGTCGTGTTGCCTCTTAATACAAGCAATCCTGCAGTCTGTACGTCAAACACCGTGCAGCATTCTGTCACGCCGCAGACGGTTGGAGGAAAGCACCTTGTTCATATATTACCCAGACCCACGTCTGTACCGTCCAGCACCGTGCAGCCATGCCCTGTGTCTACGAGCGCGTCGAACCAGCAGACGCCAACAATTTCTCTGAACGGACATTTGTTTGCATTGCAGCCGGTAACTCCTTCAGCCGGTACTTCCAACCAAGCCCCGATGCAAATCATCCAACCGACTACCAGCGAAGATCCCAACACTAACGTGGCTCTCAACGCCTTTGGTGCTTTGGCCAACCTCAGTCAAAGCATCTCCCAGATGGCAGGGCAAAGCTGCGTGCAATTCTCAGTGAACCCTCCAACGGTTTCTTTAACGGGGGCTTCTGCGCCGGTTAATTGCATCTCTGTAGCTGGAGCCGGTGTTTCTGCAGCGACCACCGCTAGCTCACAAGCGTTACCTCTGCCCTCTACTCCTACAAAGCTCCTTCCCGTAAAGCCTGTCGGAGCGACACCATCGAACATCAAAGCCAAAAAGGCACCTAAGAAGCCCAGCGTTAAAAAGACAGCTGCCAAGAAAGAGCCTGTTGTGTCCGTTAAATCCGATTCTTTGATCGGGGAAACTTCAAAGCAGCAGCCAAGTTCTGAGAACCCCACGCAGGCAGGAGATACTGCCGGGCTAGTAACGTCGACTAATGGTGAACCCGACAAGCTTGatgcttcaggtggtcattctAATAACATGATGGTTGGTGAAACAGGACCTTTGATGGTATTAAACCCCAGCGAGGAAGCCATCATGCTTACTGAAGAGCAGTTTTCCACGGAGTTTCCAAGTGCAGAAACGTGCGTAAGCGGAGAAGAACAAATACCCCATTCCAAGGCAGCGGAGGTCTTTAATACTTGCACTCCGACCAGCGATTCCCCCGTGACACCCGCCGGTAATCTTGTTCAGGGCTCTGTGGCGGTTGGCTTATCGCAGGATCAAACCACCTCGCAGACAGCTGAAGCTTCTGATGCTGCTGTTCATAAACCCTGCCTTGCTGAAGCGGATCCTCCGAGTTTAACGGCTACTCATCTGCTGGAAGTACAGATTTTGTCAGATGATCCAAAAGAGAGTTCTCCATCTTCTCTAAAATTAGACGGTAAGGAAGCTGCCGGCTCGGAGCTGCTAAACAGAAAAGCAAAGTCGAAAGAAATTCAGTCTACCGAGCAGATCGGCTCGGATGTTCTGCTTTTGAACACCTCGAGTGGCCACTCCGCGCAGCCATGCGTGTCCGAACACGAGGTCGCCGTCAGCAGTGCTTGCGTTAACAGACAGACGGACTCTCCTCTGTCCACAAGCTCCGGGAGTAGCCGGAATTTTTCGGTGGCATCTATGTTGCCGGATACGAGCAGAGAAGACGTTATCGTGACAGCGGTGCCTTCGTTTAATGGTTCTGCGTTTGCGGAACAGAGCGACATTGTGGCTGTGGCTGCCAGCGTTATCTTTGACCAAGAAGCCGTGACAAAAGGGAGCGCGAGGCTTCAGACAGAGGCCGGACGCGCGGTTTCAAGGGATATCGAGTGTGAAGTTTTATCGGGCGACTGTAGACACCCGTACAAGTCCCAATCGACAAAGGAAAACCTTGTTCAAGTTCCGACGGTGGCCAACTGTTTTAACCCTGTTGGTTGCGCGCCTCTTCCCGGTGGCGTTCGGTTGGAGGAGAAAAATTGTCCCGTGGGAATCAACAGCGCAAATCTCTCTCTGCAAATATCAACGTCTCTTTCCCAAACCGGCACCAGTCTcagtataaataatttaatacatcAGTCCGATGTCAACCACTCCGCCACCAGCTGCGCGAATGTTTCACAGCCGTCTGATCAAGTTGGCCTTTCTACAGCCTCTAATACAGGTAGCAACACCTACGAAAACCAGTCCTCGGCGTTGTCTGGTTACTCTCCggagcagctacagaccttaCGGGCCACCGTCATGCAAGTGACCCAGGCCTCGGACTCCCTGTTAAAGCACGACGAGGGTAGGAAAGAGGCCAGCAAGCGCTGCGCCCACGAGGATGGGTTGCTTTCCGCAGCCAAGCGCCAAAAGCAGTGTCAGCCTCACGCTCGCCACGAAAGCTTACAGGACAGCCTTTCAGAGCAAAACAACATGTTGGTGTGCCGAGTCCCTACAAATGCCACCCCAACCGTCTCCTCCAGTAGCCAAAGCCACGTAGATGGGCTCTCTACCCTCTTCCCACCCAATAGCTTTGTAAACACAAACCTGAGACAGACGGACATGCGTTGCAGTTCTCAGCCTGCCGTTTCAGAACAAGGACAGCTGAGCACCCAGCATCTCCAGCCTTTGCCGCAGCTCACAGCTAACCAGCAGGTATCCCACTTACATAACAGCAACCCGTAcctgaagcagcagcagcagcagcatcagagCGGCCTTTTACGAGAGCAGCACCACTTGTATCAGCAGCACCACGTCGCGCACGCGGACAGCGGTATCCACTCGCAGTCCCATAACGTGCAACAGCAAAGACTCATCCAGCACGACGCGCAGATGCAAAAGAAGCGGGGGACGGTGCCGAGCGGACAGGCCACGCGGttgtctttacagcagaaacatCAGCTTTCCGACCAAAATCGACAAAAGGGCGGCCAGCAGCACGGCCACCACCAGCAGATCCAGCAGCAGATGGCTCCTCACTTCGGGTCTTCGCAGGTAGATAAGACCTGTGAAAACAACGGACAGGGCCGGACCCATCACCCGCAGGCCCTCGTAAACCAGGAAATCCTTCACCAGCATCAGCAAGACGTCAGCAACAGACCACAGGGGCCGGTCGTGTCTTCGGAACATTTGACCGGCCACAGCCAAGTCCAAAGACTCATGACCTCGAGGTCTTTAGAGCAGCAGATGGTTTCTCAGGCCAGTATTGTTTCCAGGCCCACAAACATGACTTGCGCCCCGCATAGGCAGGAGAGAAACAGAGTTTCTAGTTATTCCGCCGAAGCCCTCATCGGCAAGAGCTCGTCGAGTTCTGAGCAGAGAATGGGCATTGCCGCTCAAAGGCTGCCCGACCAGCTTGAAATGAGAAAGTACATGGATGTTTCCCGAAATAAAAGTCTATCTGTTCATAACATGCAGAGCCGCATGGCCATGGACCATCCTGTGAACGACGGTCAGCATCTCCCCGATTGTCAGACGTTTAAGACGGGCAACTCCAACCAACAGCAATCGGGAGGCTTTGAGGGACAGACCTCAAGAAATAACGAAGTTAATCCAGTCTCTTCCATGAGGGGTATGCAGTCACAAGCCTATAGGATTAGTCAAAATCCCAATTCGGCCATGGATCGGCAAAAACACTTACCATATCAGCCGGTGCAAGAAGTACCGATCACAAACGCTGTACAGATCCGGGAGAACGAAAATTTGTGTCACCAAAGCTTTATGCAGAGTCTGCTAACCCCGCTCATCGGAGAGCAGATCGGCTCGAGTCAGAGATCCATACCGGGTCATCAGCGGTCGCAGTATAATCCATCCTCCGGCATCGAGTACAGCTGCCCTCCGGCGCGTGACTCTATCCATCTCCGAAGAGATAACGATGGGCCAGGCCGGGAGAGCTGCGACCTGGCTATGGGACAGGTGACCtctagaaataattctttaagcATCCCGTTCTCCTCTTCTTCGGGAGATATTCAAGGCAGGAACACGAGCCCCCATTCCTCGATGCAGAAGTCAAATGTCATGCGGCAGACGGACAGCCACGGGTCAAAGAACCATTTGAATATTCAGGTGTCCATTAACATGCACGGAGTGGTTCATCCATCCATACCCCATCAACCGGGCGCCCATGGAAACGTTGACCAGCGACAGACCGTTCGACACGGGAATCCTCCAATAGCCCAACGCTCGAGGCATCCTTTACAAGAAGAAGCGGACTCTAAAGCCCGCCAGTCTGAAAGAAATCGGCCCGGGAACCAAAGACACGGCAATGTGTTCGATCCcaccctcccccaccttccCCTCGCTGGCCCTGGCAGTATGATTATCGGGCGCCAGCAGTCCATCAATGAAAAGAGGACCGGCATCGTTCGCTTCATGCCAGACGGCCCTCAAGTAACCAGTGACAACCCCACCGCGGACCAGCACTCGCTGACCCAGAACTTTGGATTCCCTTTTATTCCTGAAGGGTCAATGAACCCGCCAATAAATGCGAACCCGTCTTTCATCCCCCCTGTCACGCAGGCTGCTGCCACCCGCACCCCGGCCTTAATCCCTGTTGATCCCCAGAACACCCTTCCATCCTTCTATCCTTCTTACTCCCCGGCACATCCGAGCTTGGCCAACGACATCACGATCCCTTACTTCTCCAACCAAATGTTTCCGAACCCTAGCACAGAAAAACCCAGCGGCGCCGGATTAAACAACCGCTTTGGATCCATCCTGTCTCCTCCGCGGCCCGTCGGCTTCTCGCAGACCACGTTCCCCCTTCTTCCGGACATGACGCCGATGCACATGACTAACCCGTCCCACCTGTCCAACTTCAACCTGACTTCTCTGTTTCCGGAGATCGCCACGGCCCTCCCGGCAGAGGGCTCAGCCATGTCTCCACTCCTCTCCATCTCTCACGCTTCAAACTCGGAATCTTCTAAGCAGTCGTCTAACCGGCCGGCTCATAACATAAGCCATATTCTGGGCCACGATTCCAGCTCCGCTGTAtga
- the NAA50 gene encoding N-alpha-acetyltransferase 50 isoform X1: protein MKGSRIELGDVTPHNIKQLKRLNQVIFPVSYNDKFYKDVLEVGELAKLAYFNDIAVGAVCCRVDHSQNQKRLYIMTLGCLAPYRRLGIGTKMLNHVLNICEKDGTFDNIYLHVQISNESAIDFYRKFGFEIIETKKNYYKRIEPADAHVLQKNLKVSSPGQNTDAQN from the exons ATGAAGGG TAGCCGAATCGAGTTGGGAGACGTGACGCCGCATAACATAAAGCAGCTGAAGCGGTTGAACCAGGTGATCTTTCCCGTGAGCTACAATGACAAGTTCTACAAGGATGTGTTGGAGGTCGGGGAGCTCGCTAAACTCG CATATTTCAACGACATCGCAGTGGGTGCCGTGTGCTGCCGAGTCGACCATTCGCAGAACCAGAAGCGGCTCTACATCATGACTCTAGGCTGTCTGGCTCCGTATCGCAGGCTAGGAATAG GAACAAAAATGTTGAACCACGTCttgaacatttgtgaaaaagacGGCACCTTCGACAACATCTATCT GCACGTCCAGATCAGCAACGAATCCGCCATAGACTTCTACAGAAAGTTTGGCTTTGAGATCATCGAAACCAAGAAAAATTATTACAAGAGGATAGAGCCCGCGGACGCCCACGTTCTGCAGAAAAACCTGAAGGTCTCGTCTCCCGGCCAGAACACGGACGCGCAAAACTGA
- the SIDT1 gene encoding SID1 transmembrane family member 1, which produces MMPTTIVPKLGRWIVLLSVIRLAEAVTRPTNTKPAEFGKRYTGYVDRNIEEVYAFNYTSQPGKVDALRVYVTANSDNLQFPVLFVVRQQKSVLSWQVPLVFRGIYQRTYTYQDVSRTLCPTDSEGQTLPLEQLIYIDIASLSPSSVRYELVVTRLLNFELQTNKPFNFSASPSQPQYFLYSFPEGVDSVIIKVKSADTYPCAVVSVQDIMCPVYDLDHNVEFNGVYQSMTKKAAITIRRKDFPSGRFYVVFVIKPEDYTCGGSVPVSTLGSGNRTWNLKRNKDIEVTVSPSINSSVYIQATLLCFVFFLIFYLGSLLVAFIHYIRIHRKGPGLKSSPDDGEGTVAASHPISTSTPDGTSYGAIDESSRGTAKLPHPPPIPRPRVYSDSSVDEESDFDPIAEMESDKNVIRAKSFLYVSDLAVKDRRIVSKKYKIYFWNIATIAVFYALPVVQLVITYQTVVNVTGNQDICFYNFLCAHPLGVLSAFNNVMSNMGHVLLGLLFLLIVLRRDLLHRSLVEAKDLYAMEYGIPKHFGLFYTMGIALITEGVLSACYHVCPNYSNFQFDTSFMYMIAGLCMLKLYQTRHPDINASAYAAYASFALVIFLAVLGVVFGKDHVWFWVIFSFIHVIGSLGLSTHIYYMGRFKIDFGIFRRIFQVLYTDCTQQCSRPMYMDRMVLLVLGNVVNWSFAIFGLVYRPRDFASYLLGIFICNLLLYLAFYIIMKIRSSERIQPLPLFCIVATAVVWAAALYFFFQNLSSWEQTPAQSREKNRDCILLNFFDDHDVWHFLSATAMFFSFLVLLTLDDDLDEVRREKIPVF; this is translated from the exons GTGGACGCCCTTCGCGTTTATGTGACGGCGAATTCCGACAACCTGCAGTTCCCCGTCCTGTTCGTGGTCCGTCAGCAGAAGAGCGTCCTGTCCTGGCAGGTCCCCCTGGTCTTCAGAGGCAT ctaccagaggacgtACACGTACCAGGACGTGAGCCGGACCCTCTGCCCCACCGACTCCGAGGGGCAAACGCTGCCCCTAGAGCAGTTAATATACATAGACATCGCCTCCCTGTCGCCGTCTAGCGTGCGCTACGAGCTCGTAGTCACCCGACTCCTCAACTTTGAGCTCCA GACGAACAAGCCGTTTAATTTCAGCGCCTCCCCGTCCCAGCCGCAG TACTTTCTGTACAGCTTCCCGGAGGGGGTGGATTCGGTGATTATTAAGGTGAAGTCCGCAGACACGTACCCCTGCGCCGTGGTATCTGTGCAGGACATCATG TGCCCCGTGTACGACTTGGATCATAACGTGGAATTCAACGGCGTCTATCAGTCTATGACAAAGAAAGCGGCCATTACCATCCGG AGGAAGGATTTCCCCAGCGGACGGTTTTACGTCGTATTCGTCATCAAACCCGAAGACTACACCTGCGGGGGGTCAGTCCCTGTATCCACTCTGG GGTCTGGGAATCGCACCTGGAACTTGAAACGCAATAAGGACATCGAGGTGACTGTCAGCCCCTCTATTAATA GCTCGGTTTACATCCAGGCCACGCTGCTCTGCTTCGTCTTCTTCCTGATCTTCTACCTGGGGTCGTTGCTGGTGGCGTTCATTCATTACATCAG GATCCACCGGAAAGGCCCTGGCCTGAAAAGCAGCCCGGATGACG GGGAGGGGACGGTGGCCGCTTCTCACCCCATTTCTACAAGCACCCCAGACGGAACCAGCTACGGGGCAATAG ATGAATCGAGCCGCGGGACGGCAAAACTACCCCATCCTCCACCCATCCCCCGGCCGCGCGTCTACTCCGACAGCTCTGTGGACGAAGAGAGCGATTTTGACCCCATTGCAGAGATGGAGAGCGATAAGAACGTCATTCGTGCCAAG AGCTTCCTCTACGTGTCCGACCTCGCCGTGAAGGACCGCAGGATCGTCAGCAAGAAATACAAGATCTACTTCTG GAATATCGCCACGATCGCCGTGTTCTACGCCCTGCCGGTCGTCCAGCTGGTTATCACCTACCAGACG GTGGTGAATGTGACCGGGAATCAGGACATCTGCTTCTATAACTTTCTCTGCGCGCATCCGCTCGGCGTCCTCAG CGCGTTTAACAACGTTATGAGTAACATGGGCCACGTCCTCCTGGGGCTGCTGTTCCTGCTCATCGTGCTCCGCAGAGACCTCCTGCATCGCAGCCTGGTGGAGGCCAAGGACCTGTACGCCATG GAATACGGGATCCCCAAGCACTTCGGCCTCTTCTACACCATGGGCATCGCTCTGATCACCGAGGGGGTGCTGAGCGCCTGTTACCACGTCTGCCCCAACTACTCCAACTTCCAGTTTG ACACCTCCTTCATGTATATGATTGCCGGGCTGTGCATGCTGAAGCTGTACCAGACGCGGCACCCGGACATCAACGCCAGCGCATACGCGGCCTACGCCTCCTTCGCGCTGGTCATATTCCTGGCCGTCCTCGGGGTG GTTTTCGGGAAGGACCACGTCTGGTTCTGggtaattttttccttcatccACGTCATCGGATCACTGGGTCTCAGCACCCACATCTACTACATGGGACGCTTCAAGATCG ATTTCGGGATCTTCCGCCGGATCTTCCAGGTCCTGTATACAGACTGCACGCAGCAGTGCAGCCGCCCCATGTACATG gACAGGATGGTGCTGCTGGTTCTGGGGAATGTCGTCAACTGGTCCTT CGCGATATTCGGACTGGTTTATCGGCCGCGAGATTTCGCCTCCTACCTGCTCGGCATCTTTATCTGCAACTTACTCCTCTACCTGGCCTTCTACATCATCATGAAG ATCCGCAGCTCAGAGAGGATCCAGCCGCTCCCGCTCTTCTGCATCGTCGCTACGGCCGTGGTGTGGGCCGCAGCTCTCTACTTCTTCTTCCAGAACCTCAGCAGCTGGGAG cAAACCCCAGCCCAGTCCAGAGAGAAGAATCGTGACTGCATCCTCCTGAACTTCTTCGATGACCATGATGTCTGGCACTTCCTGTCTGCAACCGCCATGTTTTTCTCCTTCCTG gtTCTTCTCACGCTGGACGACGACCTGGACGAGGTGCGGAGAGAGAAGATCCCGGTGTTTTAA
- the NAA50 gene encoding N-alpha-acetyltransferase 50 isoform X2, which yields MKGRIELGDVTPHNIKQLKRLNQVIFPVSYNDKFYKDVLEVGELAKLAYFNDIAVGAVCCRVDHSQNQKRLYIMTLGCLAPYRRLGIGTKMLNHVLNICEKDGTFDNIYLHVQISNESAIDFYRKFGFEIIETKKNYYKRIEPADAHVLQKNLKVSSPGQNTDAQN from the exons ATGAAGGG CCGAATCGAGTTGGGAGACGTGACGCCGCATAACATAAAGCAGCTGAAGCGGTTGAACCAGGTGATCTTTCCCGTGAGCTACAATGACAAGTTCTACAAGGATGTGTTGGAGGTCGGGGAGCTCGCTAAACTCG CATATTTCAACGACATCGCAGTGGGTGCCGTGTGCTGCCGAGTCGACCATTCGCAGAACCAGAAGCGGCTCTACATCATGACTCTAGGCTGTCTGGCTCCGTATCGCAGGCTAGGAATAG GAACAAAAATGTTGAACCACGTCttgaacatttgtgaaaaagacGGCACCTTCGACAACATCTATCT GCACGTCCAGATCAGCAACGAATCCGCCATAGACTTCTACAGAAAGTTTGGCTTTGAGATCATCGAAACCAAGAAAAATTATTACAAGAGGATAGAGCCCGCGGACGCCCACGTTCTGCAGAAAAACCTGAAGGTCTCGTCTCCCGGCCAGAACACGGACGCGCAAAACTGA